In Legionella beliardensis, the following are encoded in one genomic region:
- the ribA gene encoding GTP cyclohydrolase II, which translates to MTNFATIEQAIATLQAGRMIILMDDENRENEGDLVIAAQFATPEAINFMARFGRGLICLPMAQELIDRLHLPLMAANNRSPYGTAFTISIEAATGVSTGISAHDRARTIQVAINPESGPADIISPGHVFPLRAREKGVLERPGQTEGSVDLARLSGLIPAAVICEIINDDGSMSRQGDLVTFSEQYNIPLVTIKDLIDYRICHEELVQAAAQSTIPLHQHGDFSMTVFTNKLDNAEHFCLVKTPKTANQVPLVRIHSECITGDVFGSCKCDCGMQLQQSLSLISEQGGILIYLRQEGRGIGLANKLKAYALQDQGYDTVDANLQLGFPADARNYAIAFQILKLLGVEAVRLLTNNPKKVHALERYGLIVSERIPLTIEPSHANREYLKTKKLKLGHLITID; encoded by the coding sequence ATGACAAATTTTGCTACTATTGAGCAAGCCATTGCTACCTTGCAAGCAGGCCGTATGATCATCTTAATGGATGATGAAAATCGAGAAAATGAGGGCGATTTAGTTATTGCTGCTCAATTTGCGACCCCCGAGGCAATTAATTTTATGGCTCGTTTTGGGCGTGGGTTAATTTGTTTGCCTATGGCGCAAGAGTTAATTGATAGGTTGCATTTACCATTAATGGCTGCAAATAATCGTTCTCCTTATGGTACGGCTTTTACAATATCTATTGAAGCAGCCACAGGCGTTTCTACTGGCATTTCAGCACACGATAGAGCTCGCACGATACAAGTAGCAATTAATCCTGAAAGCGGTCCTGCTGATATTATTTCACCAGGTCATGTCTTTCCCTTAAGGGCTAGAGAAAAAGGGGTCCTTGAGCGGCCTGGCCAAACAGAAGGCAGTGTTGATTTAGCAAGACTAAGTGGATTGATCCCTGCTGCAGTCATTTGTGAAATTATTAATGATGATGGGAGCATGAGCCGACAGGGTGATTTAGTTACTTTTTCAGAACAGTATAATATTCCTTTAGTTACCATTAAGGATTTAATTGATTATCGCATTTGTCATGAAGAATTAGTTCAAGCTGCAGCGCAGTCAACTATTCCATTACATCAGCATGGCGACTTTTCAATGACAGTCTTTACCAATAAACTAGATAATGCTGAGCATTTTTGCTTAGTCAAGACGCCTAAGACTGCTAATCAAGTGCCTTTAGTACGTATTCATTCAGAATGCATTACTGGTGATGTTTTTGGCTCTTGTAAATGTGACTGTGGCATGCAATTGCAGCAATCTTTATCATTAATAAGCGAACAAGGTGGTATTTTAATTTACTTGCGTCAAGAAGGGCGCGGTATTGGGCTTGCCAATAAATTAAAAGCTTATGCATTACAAGATCAAGGTTATGATACGGTTGATGCCAATTTACAACTTGGTTTTCCTGCTGATGCCAGAAATTATGCCATTGCTTTTCAAATTTTAAAATTATTAGGTGTTGAAGCAGTACGCTTATTAACTAACAACCCTAAGAAAGTGCATGCTTTAGAGCGTTATGGTTTAATTGTTAGTGAGCGTATTCCTCTTACCATCGAACCGTCCCATGCTAATCGTGAGTATTTAAAGACCAAAAAGCTTAAGCTAGGCCATTTAATTACCATTGATTAG
- a CDS encoding M48 family metalloprotease, protein MKQRAQNKILKRFKIIKTLLIIISLQLHTYYAYCLTPYSNKQLEELEKEFVQQINQSDSIVRNPLANQYINHLGRQLTRSNSSFSPYFFIVKSDEINAFAGPGGYIGLNSQLILATENESELAGVMAHELAHVRLHHLYRLLEHEKQMRIPLLASLLASVALGAVNPTLGSGALMASLSGFAQDNINFIRANEKEADRIGINMLIRSGLNPTGMANFFKKLQQHSRYFYTANLPAILRTHPLDDDRIAEAESRTADLKNKKYLDNLDYQLFKELIRTTVTQNPQQLFTYYKHECKRHNSNTACQYGYAISFIKIDNYQQAQQHLMPLIKNDNNNLFYQIAMAQAETGSKQFMASLKRLQELQLNYPENYAALMAYAQTLRLAGKSDQAVTILLKGFRQFKNDLPLCEELAQAQAAAEQKGYAYFTEAQCHLLQGRQRDALRQLKLARALAKKDQYLIARAEAMIEDIKYMAKN, encoded by the coding sequence ATGAAGCAAAGAGCCCAAAACAAAATCCTTAAACGCTTTAAGATAATCAAAACTCTACTTATTATCATTAGCTTACAATTGCATACCTATTATGCCTATTGTTTAACCCCTTATTCCAATAAACAGCTCGAAGAATTAGAAAAAGAGTTTGTTCAACAGATAAATCAATCTGACAGTATTGTTCGCAACCCTTTAGCAAATCAGTATATTAATCATCTAGGCCGGCAACTTACACGCTCAAATTCCTCTTTCTCGCCTTATTTTTTTATTGTTAAATCCGACGAGATAAATGCTTTTGCCGGCCCCGGCGGTTACATTGGCCTTAATTCACAGCTTATTTTAGCGACTGAAAACGAAAGTGAACTTGCTGGCGTTATGGCACATGAATTAGCGCACGTGCGTTTACATCATTTATATCGCCTGCTAGAACATGAAAAGCAAATGCGCATCCCCCTTCTTGCATCATTATTAGCTTCAGTGGCTTTAGGCGCGGTCAACCCAACCTTAGGTAGCGGCGCATTAATGGCCTCTTTATCCGGCTTTGCTCAAGACAATATTAATTTTATACGTGCTAATGAAAAAGAGGCAGATAGAATTGGCATTAACATGCTAATTCGTTCCGGATTAAATCCTACAGGCATGGCTAATTTCTTTAAGAAGCTGCAACAACATTCACGCTATTTCTATACGGCTAATCTGCCAGCCATATTACGTACCCACCCTCTAGATGATGATCGCATTGCAGAAGCTGAAAGTCGTACGGCTGATTTAAAAAATAAGAAATATTTAGATAATTTAGATTACCAATTATTTAAAGAACTCATTCGCACAACGGTCACCCAAAACCCGCAACAATTATTTACTTATTATAAACACGAGTGTAAACGTCATAATTCAAATACGGCCTGCCAATATGGCTATGCTATCTCTTTTATTAAAATCGATAATTACCAACAAGCCCAACAACATTTAATGCCATTGATCAAAAATGATAATAACAATCTCTTTTATCAAATTGCGATGGCCCAAGCAGAAACTGGCAGTAAGCAATTTATGGCTTCATTAAAAAGATTACAAGAATTACAATTAAATTACCCAGAAAACTATGCTGCCTTAATGGCTTATGCGCAAACATTACGATTAGCTGGTAAATCAGATCAGGCAGTTACCATCTTATTGAAAGGTTTTAGACAATTTAAAAATGATTTGCCTTTATGCGAAGAGTTAGCGCAAGCCCAAGCTGCTGCTGAGCAAAAAGGTTATGCGTATTTTACGGAAGCCCAATGTCATCTTTTACAAGGTAGACAGCGGGATGCATTGCGACAGCTAAAATTGGCGCGTGCCTTAGCTAAGAAAGACCAGTATTTAATCGCCCGCGCTGAAGCAATGATTGAAGATATAAAATATATGGCTAAAAATTAA
- a CDS encoding sigma-54-dependent transcriptional regulator, with protein sequence MSKARLLVIDDEPDICELLCLTLIRMGYACDLAHTYQEAIAKLNTTTNYSLVLTDMRLPDGDGIELVKHIQKTKNQLPVAVITAYGNVEGAVNTLKAGAFDYLSKPVDLNQLKDLVKTALAMQAEDKKGGSDKDDVLLGKSLVMQELRNNIDKLARNQAPVFILGESGVGKELVAQLIHRQGPRADKPFIPVNCGAIPSELMESEFFGHKKGSFTGAIADKCGLFVAANGGTLFLDEIAELSLPMQVKLLRAIQEKAIKPIGEYNEISIDVRLLSASHKNLQDEILAGRFRQDLYYRVNVIELRVPTLRERLGDIAILANHILANLSRKQNRTILPLTPECIQKLQAYHFPGNVRELENILERAVAMCEGNTITLNDIQLPQATPTTLAAQQLSPNLNASLCEHEKELILNALEKTKWNRTAAAKILGVSFRTLRYRLKKLGLD encoded by the coding sequence ATGAGTAAGGCACGACTACTTGTCATAGATGATGAACCTGATATTTGTGAACTATTATGCCTAACCTTAATACGCATGGGATACGCCTGTGACTTAGCGCATACTTATCAGGAGGCTATTGCAAAGCTTAATACAACGACTAACTATTCACTTGTCCTAACGGATATGCGTTTGCCTGATGGGGATGGTATTGAATTAGTAAAGCATATTCAAAAAACAAAAAATCAATTACCCGTCGCTGTTATTACCGCTTATGGTAATGTAGAAGGTGCTGTAAATACATTAAAAGCTGGTGCGTTTGATTACTTATCTAAACCAGTTGATTTAAATCAATTAAAGGACTTAGTAAAAACTGCACTGGCCATGCAGGCAGAAGACAAGAAAGGGGGGTCAGATAAAGACGATGTTTTATTAGGTAAGAGCCTCGTTATGCAAGAATTGCGGAATAATATTGATAAGCTAGCTCGCAATCAAGCGCCTGTATTTATTTTAGGTGAGTCCGGTGTGGGTAAGGAATTAGTAGCCCAGCTTATTCATCGGCAAGGGCCACGCGCTGATAAACCATTTATTCCGGTAAATTGTGGTGCTATTCCTAGCGAATTAATGGAGTCGGAATTTTTTGGCCATAAAAAAGGAAGTTTTACCGGTGCAATTGCTGATAAATGTGGCCTTTTCGTAGCAGCTAATGGTGGTACGTTATTTCTTGATGAAATTGCTGAATTATCATTGCCTATGCAAGTTAAATTATTAAGAGCGATTCAAGAGAAAGCAATTAAGCCTATTGGTGAATATAATGAAATCTCAATTGACGTACGTTTGCTCAGTGCCAGTCACAAAAATTTACAGGATGAAATTCTAGCAGGACGTTTTCGCCAAGATCTATACTATCGTGTTAATGTTATTGAGCTACGCGTACCAACGCTTAGAGAACGCTTAGGCGATATAGCTATTTTAGCGAATCACATCTTAGCTAACTTAAGCCGCAAGCAGAATAGAACTATTTTGCCTTTAACGCCGGAGTGCATACAAAAACTACAAGCTTATCATTTTCCAGGAAATGTAAGGGAGTTAGAAAATATTCTGGAACGGGCAGTGGCCATGTGTGAAGGGAATACAATCACGCTTAACGATATACAACTACCACAAGCTACCCCGACTACCTTAGCTGCACAGCAGTTAAGTCCAAATTTAAATGCCTCTTTGTGCGAGCATGAAAAAGAGCTTATTCTTAATGCCCTAGAAAAGACTAAATGGAACCGCACCGCAGCGGCGAAGATTTTAGGAGTAAGCTTTCGCACACTACGTTATCGATTAAAAAAATTAGGCCTAGATTAG
- the ribD gene encoding bifunctional diaminohydroxyphosphoribosylaminopyrimidine deaminase/5-amino-6-(5-phosphoribosylamino)uracil reductase RibD, which translates to MHKEFMIAALKQAWLGRGVCAPNPSVGAVAVHDNQIIASAWHQGAGKAHAEQSLLQQLPANLDNVTLYVTLEPCNHWGRTPPCVAEIINSKINRVVFGFRDPNPVVAANDTPQILKAAKISVEHFPLPEIDEFYQSYFFWTKTKRPWVTAKIAQTFDGKIAGPQGMRVSLSNKMCWEFTHQQRSYTDVILTTARTIRHDNPALNVRLHEVYTSKPIAIIDSQLALTADKQIFTTAKYCHIYHDECVAVKQPIPNCTYHAMPSRNGQLDLDAVISKLGELGYHDVWVEAGGALFSALHQQSLVQKTYVYLVPNLLGDEAISAYQGDNFFIYPHRVSWLAQKDNVIACLLWEKACLLD; encoded by the coding sequence ATGCACAAAGAGTTTATGATTGCCGCCCTTAAACAAGCTTGGCTAGGCCGAGGTGTTTGTGCGCCTAATCCTAGTGTTGGAGCGGTAGCTGTGCATGATAATCAAATTATTGCCAGCGCCTGGCATCAAGGCGCTGGCAAAGCACATGCAGAGCAAAGCCTTTTACAACAATTGCCGGCTAATTTAGATAATGTAACGTTATATGTCACGCTAGAACCCTGTAATCATTGGGGAAGGACGCCGCCTTGTGTTGCAGAAATTATCAATTCAAAAATTAACCGCGTTGTTTTTGGCTTTCGTGATCCAAACCCAGTCGTTGCTGCTAATGACACGCCACAAATTTTAAAAGCGGCAAAGATTAGCGTTGAACATTTTCCCTTGCCTGAAATTGATGAGTTCTATCAAAGCTATTTTTTTTGGACAAAAACTAAAAGGCCCTGGGTAACTGCTAAAATTGCGCAGACTTTTGATGGAAAAATTGCAGGCCCACAAGGTATGCGTGTATCATTATCAAATAAAATGTGCTGGGAGTTTACTCATCAACAACGTTCATATACGGATGTTATATTGACTACGGCACGCACTATTCGTCATGATAACCCAGCTTTAAATGTGCGCTTGCATGAAGTTTATACCAGCAAACCTATTGCTATTATTGACTCACAATTAGCGCTTACCGCAGATAAGCAAATTTTTACAACGGCGAAATATTGTCATATTTATCATGATGAATGTGTTGCAGTGAAGCAGCCAATCCCTAATTGCACCTATCATGCCATGCCAAGTCGTAATGGCCAATTAGATTTAGACGCTGTCATTAGCAAATTAGGCGAACTTGGTTATCATGATGTATGGGTAGAGGCAGGTGGGGCGCTTTTTTCAGCATTACATCAGCAATCATTAGTCCAAAAAACATACGTTTATCTTGTACCTAATTTACTAGGAGATGAAGCCATATCTGCTTATCAGGGTGATAATTTTTTTATCTACCCGCATCGAGTTTCTTGGCTTGCGCAAAAAGATAATGTGATTGCTTGTTTACTGTGGGAGAAGGCATGTTTACTGGATTAG
- the kdsA gene encoding 3-deoxy-8-phosphooctulonate synthase, whose protein sequence is MKLCNFETSLTSPLFLIAGPCVIESEEMALETAGYLKELCQSLQIPFIYKSSFDKANRSSIASYRGPGFEKGLLILEKVKHTIGVPVLTDVHEDTPLLEVASVVDVLQTPAFLCRQTNFIQNVAAMGKPVNIKKGQFLAPWEMKHVVAKAKAGGNEQIMVCERGVSFGYNNLVSDMRSLQIMRETDCPVIYDATHSVQLPGGNNGTSGGQREFIPALARAAVAVGIAGIFMETHPNPDKALSDGPNSWPLHEIKPLLESLIEIDKLVKAHALL, encoded by the coding sequence ATGAAGCTATGTAATTTTGAAACAAGTTTAACAAGTCCTTTATTTTTAATTGCAGGCCCTTGTGTCATTGAAAGTGAGGAAATGGCACTAGAAACGGCTGGTTATTTAAAGGAACTTTGTCAGAGTTTACAAATTCCTTTTATTTACAAGTCTTCGTTTGATAAAGCGAATCGCTCATCAATTGCAAGTTATCGTGGCCCAGGATTTGAAAAAGGATTATTAATCCTTGAAAAAGTAAAGCATACGATAGGCGTGCCGGTTTTAACTGATGTTCATGAAGATACGCCTTTATTAGAAGTAGCAAGTGTTGTTGATGTATTACAAACACCAGCATTTTTATGCCGCCAAACTAATTTTATTCAAAATGTTGCTGCCATGGGAAAACCTGTAAATATTAAAAAAGGTCAGTTTTTAGCACCTTGGGAAATGAAACATGTTGTAGCTAAAGCTAAAGCAGGTGGGAATGAGCAAATTATGGTCTGCGAGCGAGGCGTTAGCTTTGGCTATAATAATTTAGTTTCCGATATGCGCTCTTTACAAATCATGCGTGAAACTGATTGCCCCGTTATTTATGATGCGACCCATTCTGTGCAATTGCCAGGTGGTAATAATGGTACCTCCGGTGGGCAGCGAGAATTTATTCCTGCTTTAGCACGTGCTGCGGTTGCAGTTGGTATTGCGGGAATTTTTATGGAAACTCACCCTAACCCCGATAAAGCGCTAAGTGATGGCCCTAATAGTTGGCCATTGCATGAAATTAAACCGTTATTGGAATCGTTAATTGAAATTGATAAGTTAGTTAAGGCGCATGCGCTATTATAA
- the ribE gene encoding riboflavin synthase, with translation MFTGLVAQQGEVIVNEIGKVANRLVLRSCFKELEPGESIAVNGVCLTLLPDSFDLLQFDISPETLSLTTLNRLKKGDKVNLERAMLANSRFGGHYVSGHVDTTAAVLGIMPVENFLEITLGDFGKVANLYLLPKGSITIEGVSLTINTVAKEGIKIMLVPHTLANTTLGQMEIGQRVNVEFDYLTRIVAHQLTASGQLKVEV, from the coding sequence ATGTTTACTGGATTAGTAGCACAGCAAGGGGAAGTCATTGTAAATGAAATTGGGAAAGTAGCCAATCGTTTGGTATTACGCTCATGTTTTAAAGAATTAGAACCGGGTGAAAGTATTGCTGTAAATGGGGTGTGCTTAACATTGCTTCCTGATAGTTTTGACTTGTTACAGTTTGATATTTCACCAGAAACATTAAGTTTAACGACGCTAAATAGATTAAAAAAGGGTGACAAAGTTAATTTAGAGCGCGCGATGCTAGCAAATAGTCGGTTTGGTGGGCATTATGTGAGTGGCCATGTTGACACCACGGCAGCTGTCTTAGGTATTATGCCTGTCGAAAATTTTCTTGAGATAACGCTAGGTGATTTTGGTAAAGTGGCTAATCTTTATCTACTGCCAAAAGGAAGCATTACCATAGAGGGCGTAAGCCTTACGATAAATACGGTTGCTAAAGAGGGTATTAAAATAATGCTAGTACCCCACACACTAGCAAATACAACACTCGGTCAAATGGAAATTGGTCAGCGAGTAAATGTGGAGTTTGATTATCTTACCCGGATTGTAGCACATCAGCTTACCGCTTCGGGGCAGTTAAAAGTTGAGGTTTAA
- a CDS encoding CTP synthase, with translation MTKYIFITGGVVSSLGKGIAAASLAAILEARGLKVTLIKLDPYINVDPGTMSPFQHGEVFVTADGAETDLDLGHYERFVRTTMTKRNNFTSGKIYETVIKKERRGDYLGGTVQVIPHITNEIKRSIKLGADGFDIAMIEIGGTVGDIESLPFLEAIRQMRIELGVQRSLFIHLTLVPYIATSGETKTKPTQHSVKELRSIGIQPDILICRSEKALSAADRAKIALFTNVEKEAVVSLEDAKCIYQIPIILHEQGLDEIVIKKLGLDLKPADLSEWQAVVEAQAVQTMTVKVAMVGKYIELNDAYKSINEALGHAGIHTQTKVQIVYIDAELIEKHDTELLKNIDAILIPGGFGERGIEGKIKAIQYARESKTPFLGICLGMQTAVIEFARNVAGLAQANSTEFDKNTPHPVIGLITEWMEEDGRVNTRDENTDLGGTMRLGAQLCQLEPESQAYKIYKKPAIIERHRHRYEVNNKFVEALITKGLVISGRSSDGALVEMIELNDHPWFIGCQFHPEFTSTPRDGHPLFEQFVMAARLHHEQQDKAI, from the coding sequence ATGACAAAGTATATCTTCATTACCGGCGGCGTGGTTTCTTCATTAGGAAAAGGAATTGCAGCTGCTTCTCTGGCCGCAATTCTTGAAGCACGCGGCTTAAAAGTTACACTCATTAAACTTGATCCCTATATTAATGTTGATCCAGGCACAATGAGCCCTTTTCAACATGGCGAAGTATTTGTTACAGCTGATGGAGCAGAAACTGATTTAGATCTCGGTCATTATGAGCGTTTTGTACGCACAACCATGACTAAGCGTAATAATTTTACTTCGGGGAAAATTTACGAAACGGTAATCAAAAAAGAAAGAAGAGGGGATTACTTAGGCGGAACGGTACAAGTTATCCCACACATTACCAATGAGATTAAACGCTCTATTAAACTTGGCGCTGATGGCTTTGATATTGCTATGATAGAAATTGGCGGCACAGTGGGGGACATTGAATCGCTACCTTTTCTTGAAGCAATACGGCAGATGCGTATTGAGCTAGGTGTACAGCGTTCTTTGTTTATTCACCTAACCTTAGTGCCATACATCGCTACCTCAGGCGAGACAAAAACTAAGCCTACCCAGCATTCTGTAAAAGAATTGCGTTCTATTGGAATCCAGCCAGATATTTTAATTTGCCGTTCAGAGAAAGCATTGTCGGCAGCAGACCGTGCAAAAATCGCGCTTTTTACCAATGTTGAAAAAGAAGCCGTTGTTTCTCTAGAAGATGCTAAATGCATCTATCAAATTCCAATCATCCTCCATGAGCAAGGATTGGATGAAATTGTTATCAAGAAATTAGGGCTAGATTTAAAGCCTGCTGACTTAAGCGAATGGCAGGCCGTGGTTGAGGCGCAAGCTGTGCAAACTATGACTGTAAAAGTAGCTATGGTTGGTAAATACATTGAACTTAACGATGCTTACAAATCGATTAATGAAGCATTAGGTCATGCAGGTATTCATACGCAAACGAAGGTACAGATTGTTTATATTGATGCAGAGCTTATTGAAAAACATGATACAGAACTGCTAAAAAATATTGATGCTATTTTAATTCCAGGCGGCTTTGGCGAGCGAGGCATTGAAGGTAAAATTAAAGCAATACAATATGCACGTGAATCTAAAACGCCATTTTTAGGCATTTGTTTAGGCATGCAAACAGCTGTTATAGAATTTGCACGCAATGTAGCAGGCTTAGCTCAGGCAAATTCAACCGAATTTGATAAAAATACACCTCATCCTGTGATTGGTTTAATTACGGAATGGATGGAAGAAGATGGACGTGTTAATACACGTGATGAAAACACAGACTTAGGCGGTACGATGCGTCTAGGGGCACAATTATGCCAGCTTGAACCAGAATCTCAAGCGTATAAAATTTATAAAAAGCCAGCAATTATTGAGCGCCATCGTCATCGATATGAAGTAAATAATAAATTCGTTGAAGCGCTAATCACGAAAGGGCTAGTCATCTCGGGGCGCTCAAGTGATGGGGCGCTGGTTGAGATGATTGAATTAAATGATCATCCTTGGTTTATCGGTTGCCAGTTTCATCCAGAATTTACTTCAACACCGCGAGATGGTCATCCCTTGTTTGAGCAGTTTGTTATGGCTGCCCGCCTTCATCATGAGCAACAGGATAAAGCGATATGA